From the genome of Bradyrhizobium sp. SZCCHNS1050, one region includes:
- a CDS encoding NAD kinase, translated as MTTSKRYERIAFVASPSAEAQAALTQLSALYGNSDPDLADVVVALGGDGLMLQTLHDHMRSGKPIYGMHRGTVGFLMNEFSTIDLHGRLEAAQESVIHPLLMRATDAAGVVHIHHAINEVYLFRQTAQTARLRILIDERERMPELIADGVLVATPAGSTAYNLSVQGPILPINAALLALTPISAFRPRRWRGALLPNTAYVIIEVLEGDKRPVAAVADHDEVRNVQRVEVLSDKTISMRMLFDAGHSLEERILSEQFGY; from the coding sequence ATGACCACGTCCAAGCGATATGAGCGGATCGCCTTCGTCGCGAGTCCGAGTGCCGAAGCCCAGGCCGCACTGACGCAGCTCTCCGCGCTGTACGGCAACTCCGATCCGGACCTAGCGGACGTCGTGGTCGCGCTCGGCGGCGATGGCCTAATGCTGCAGACGCTGCACGACCACATGCGCTCGGGCAAGCCGATCTACGGCATGCATCGCGGCACGGTCGGCTTCCTGATGAACGAGTTCAGCACGATCGATCTGCACGGACGGCTCGAAGCGGCCCAGGAATCGGTGATCCATCCGCTGCTGATGCGGGCGACCGATGCCGCGGGCGTCGTTCACATCCACCACGCCATCAACGAAGTCTACCTGTTCCGCCAGACGGCACAGACGGCGCGGCTGCGCATCCTGATCGATGAGCGCGAGCGCATGCCGGAGCTGATCGCCGACGGCGTGCTCGTCGCCACGCCCGCAGGCTCCACCGCCTATAACCTCTCGGTGCAGGGCCCGATCCTGCCGATCAACGCCGCGCTGCTGGCGCTGACGCCGATCAGCGCGTTCCGGCCGCGTCGCTGGCGCGGCGCCCTGCTGCCAAACACGGCCTATGTGATCATCGAGGTGCTCGAAGGCGACAAGCGGCCGGTCGCGGCGGTGGCCGACCATGACGAGGTCCGCAACGTCCAGCGGGTCGAGGTGCTCTCCGACAAGACGATCTCGATGCGGATGCTGTTCGACGCCGGCCACAGCCTGGAAGAGCGGATCCTGAGCGAGCAGTTCGGCTACTGA
- the hisI gene encoding phosphoribosyl-AMP cyclohydrolase, whose protein sequence is MSSSSVEREEGLAFLPKFDAAGLVTCVTTDAVSGDVLMVAHMNEEALRKTVATGEAWYFSRSRNALWRKGESSGQTQRVVEMRTDCDQDAVWLRVEQAGAACHTGRHSCFYRKVERSDDGSGARLVFVDADRLFDPAEVYRK, encoded by the coding sequence GTGTCTTCATCCTCAGTTGAGCGCGAGGAGGGCTTGGCCTTCCTGCCCAAGTTCGACGCGGCCGGCCTCGTCACCTGTGTGACGACCGATGCCGTGAGCGGCGACGTGCTGATGGTCGCCCACATGAACGAGGAGGCCCTGCGCAAGACGGTGGCGACCGGCGAAGCCTGGTATTTCAGCCGCTCGCGCAATGCGTTGTGGCGCAAGGGGGAGAGCTCGGGCCAGACCCAGCGCGTGGTCGAGATGCGCACCGATTGCGACCAGGACGCGGTCTGGCTGCGCGTCGAGCAGGCCGGCGCGGCGTGCCACACCGGCCGCCATTCCTGCTTCTATCGCAAGGTCGAGCGATCGGATGACGGCAGCGGTGCGCGGCTCGTCTTCGTCGATGCTGACCGGCTGTTCGATCCGGCCGAGGTCTATCGCAAGTAG
- a CDS encoding response regulator, with protein MYRIDFNKLRFLVCDDNPHMRRILRTLLHSFGAREVNEAEDGATALEMYTHFSPDIVITDWAMPIFDGLELAQMIRQPEAKGNPYAPIIMLTGHSEKRRVTVARDAGVTEFLAKPISAKGLYQRILNVVANPRPFIKTKTYFGPDRRRNTNTAYIGPERRIGGEAEIFQQPSLLDKARSAV; from the coding sequence ATGTACCGCATCGACTTCAACAAGCTGCGCTTTCTCGTCTGCGACGACAATCCGCACATGCGCCGCATCCTGCGCACGCTGCTGCATTCGTTCGGCGCCCGCGAGGTCAACGAGGCCGAGGACGGCGCGACCGCACTCGAGATGTATACTCATTTCTCGCCGGATATCGTCATCACCGACTGGGCAATGCCGATCTTCGACGGCCTCGAGCTCGCGCAGATGATCCGGCAGCCGGAAGCCAAGGGCAATCCCTACGCGCCGATCATCATGCTGACGGGACATTCGGAGAAGCGCCGCGTCACCGTCGCGCGCGACGCCGGCGTCACGGAATTCCTCGCCAAGCCGATCTCGGCCAAGGGCCTGTATCAGCGCATCCTCAACGTGGTCGCCAATCCGCGGCCCTTCATCAAGACCAAGACCTATTTCGGCCCGGACCGGCGCCGCAACACCAACACCGCCTATATCGGGCCGGAGCGCCGGATCGGCGGCGAGGCGGAGATCTTCCAGCAGCCGTCACTTCTGGATAAAGCGCGCTCCGCAGTTTAG
- a CDS encoding Hpt domain-containing protein — protein sequence MAKDKAPAVQVKTYASHHVITQPNPLKKVLRRAEEKDLDDPIARAEAALAGLSGEFKSWMDTEADRLTKAYAAVLKTGFDDDACEEMFRAAHDIKGDAATFGYPAAAEVADSLCRIIEHAPDLEKVPAELFEHHVNAIQAIVHDHTKYDSATVAGELSRRLRRVADDYLIQVNRNRPEHLEAILAPSLVPSDQP from the coding sequence ATGGCGAAAGACAAGGCCCCGGCGGTCCAGGTCAAGACCTACGCCTCGCATCACGTCATCACCCAGCCCAATCCGCTGAAGAAGGTGCTGCGCCGCGCCGAGGAGAAGGATCTCGACGATCCGATCGCACGCGCGGAAGCCGCGCTGGCCGGACTGTCCGGCGAGTTCAAATCGTGGATGGACACCGAGGCCGATCGTCTGACCAAGGCCTATGCAGCAGTGCTCAAGACCGGCTTCGACGACGACGCCTGCGAGGAGATGTTTCGCGCCGCCCACGACATCAAGGGCGACGCAGCGACCTTCGGCTATCCCGCCGCTGCCGAGGTTGCCGATAGCCTGTGCCGGATCATCGAGCACGCGCCCGACCTCGAAAAGGTCCCCGCCGAGCTGTTCGAGCATCACGTCAACGCCATCCAGGCGATCGTGCATGATCATACGAAGTATGACAGCGCGACGGTCGCAGGCGAATTGAGCCGCCGGCTGCGCCGCGTGGCGGACGACTATCTGATCCAGGTCAACCGCAACCGGCCTGAGCATCTCGAAGCGATCCTGGCGCCGAGCCTCGTGCCGAGCGATCAGCCATAG
- a CDS encoding lytic transglycosylase domain-containing protein: MSVDASNSSSTGFLDGVRAKVAGAIKQAADSVGTSFEYLLSTAKMESDFNPTAGASTSSARGLYQFIDQTWLGTVKEAGADLGYGQYADAITRTPSGDYTVSDPAMRQAIMKLRDDPQASSAMAAALTQSNSFQLAGKIGRRPTDAELYMAHFMGVGGAAKLITSTQETPNASAARMFPSAAAANRPIFYDRDGQARSVSQVYAVLNTRYAGAANSSATRGALALYGGTNVAANAAGGGALPTTDTATFLSMFPDARGSSRSGSSTTADASAVNRPADPMFRSLFQVDGQSSQAVSPTVRELWGHSSVASATPSDSGSIDASGNGQRRLDLFSDPHGTFSG, encoded by the coding sequence ATGTCGGTCGACGCATCCAACTCCTCGTCCACCGGTTTCCTCGATGGCGTCCGGGCGAAGGTCGCCGGCGCGATCAAGCAGGCCGCTGACAGCGTCGGCACCAGCTTCGAATATCTGCTGTCGACCGCCAAGATGGAGTCCGACTTCAATCCGACCGCCGGCGCCTCGACGTCATCAGCGCGCGGGCTCTACCAGTTCATCGACCAGACCTGGCTCGGCACCGTAAAGGAAGCCGGCGCCGATCTCGGCTATGGCCAATATGCCGACGCAATCACCCGGACACCGTCGGGCGACTACACCGTCAGCGATCCCGCCATGCGGCAGGCGATCATGAAGCTGCGCGATGACCCGCAGGCGTCGTCCGCGATGGCCGCTGCGCTCACGCAATCGAACAGCTTCCAGCTCGCCGGCAAGATCGGCCGTCGGCCGACCGATGCCGAGCTCTACATGGCGCACTTCATGGGTGTCGGCGGCGCCGCGAAGCTGATCACCAGCACCCAGGAGACGCCGAATGCGTCGGCCGCGCGGATGTTTCCCAGCGCCGCCGCGGCCAACCGGCCGATCTTCTACGATCGTGACGGACAAGCCCGCAGCGTGTCCCAGGTCTATGCGGTCCTGAACACGCGCTATGCCGGCGCCGCCAATTCCTCGGCCACCCGGGGCGCGCTTGCACTCTATGGTGGGACGAATGTCGCGGCCAATGCGGCCGGCGGCGGCGCGCTGCCGACCACCGACACCGCAACCTTCCTGTCGATGTTTCCGGATGCGCGCGGCTCATCCCGGTCCGGCTCCTCGACGACGGCCGATGCGTCGGCGGTCAACCGGCCGGCAGATCCGATGTTTCGTTCGCTATTCCAGGTTGACGGCCAGTCGAGCCAGGCGGTCTCGCCGACCGTGCGCGAGCTATGGGGCCATTCATCGGTTGCCAGCGCGACCCCGTCGGACAGCGGCAGTATCGATGCCAGCGGCAATGGTCAGCGCAGGCTCGACCTGTTCAGCGATCCGCACGGCACCTTCTCGGGCTGA
- the yidD gene encoding membrane protein insertion efficiency factor YidD, translating into MKHSCSDIGCHSAHIGSLLGRLPRRAAHALIWLYRHTLSPLVGYNCRHLPTCSVYADEAIERFGLWAGGWMTLARLLRCQPFGTSGIDNVPTTAPARARWYLPWRYARWRGVNGPN; encoded by the coding sequence ATGAAGCACTCATGCTCCGACATCGGCTGCCATTCTGCGCACATCGGGTCGCTGCTGGGACGACTCCCGCGCCGCGCGGCTCACGCGCTGATCTGGCTTTATCGCCACACATTGTCGCCGCTGGTCGGCTACAATTGCCGGCACCTGCCGACGTGCTCGGTCTATGCTGATGAAGCCATCGAGCGCTTCGGGCTCTGGGCAGGCGGCTGGATGACGCTCGCCCGGCTGCTGCGCTGCCAGCCCTTTGGCACCTCGGGCATCGACAACGTCCCAACGACGGCTCCTGCGCGCGCCCGCTGGTACCTGCCTTGGCGCTATGCGCGATGGCGCGGCGTCAACGGGCCGAACTGA
- a CDS encoding APC family permease yields the protein MAASEADDPGRGRTDGDRVPSVSLPVATAIVIADMIGVGVFTSLGFQVRDIPSGFSILALWAVGGLVSICGALSYAELGTMFPRSSGEYNFLTRAFHPAIGFMAGWVSATVGFAAPVALAAMAFGEYGRAVITSAPPMLLATGAVWLVTAVQLGGIRQSSRFQLLSTMLKLALITAFLIAGYTIAAPQSVTFLPTAADIGHVTSAAFATGLVFVMYAFSGWNAATYIIGELHAPERTLPRALLLGTVIVLVHYIALNAVFLRAAPMDALAGQLQVASIAGSHIFGETGGRFVAAMICVGLVPSIAAMMWIGPRVLMTMGEDIPALSVFARRSRNGAPAYAVLFQLTVATLMLFTESFEAVLDVVQFSLLSCSLLAVLGLIKLRIAQPELTRPYRAWGYPVTPLIFLSVTFFMMYYLITTRPLQAGLGAGAMASGLVIYWFAHARSRRIAATLASGSD from the coding sequence GCCGACATGATCGGAGTCGGCGTCTTCACCAGCCTCGGCTTCCAGGTCCGGGACATCCCGTCCGGCTTCTCCATTCTGGCGCTGTGGGCGGTCGGGGGACTGGTGTCGATCTGCGGGGCGCTGTCCTATGCCGAACTCGGCACGATGTTTCCGCGCTCGAGCGGCGAATACAATTTCCTCACACGGGCGTTCCATCCGGCGATCGGCTTCATGGCCGGGTGGGTCTCGGCGACGGTGGGCTTCGCGGCGCCGGTGGCGCTCGCGGCCATGGCGTTCGGCGAATATGGTCGGGCCGTCATCACCAGTGCTCCGCCGATGCTGCTCGCCACGGGTGCAGTCTGGCTCGTGACAGCGGTGCAGCTCGGCGGCATCAGGCAGTCGAGCCGCTTCCAGCTGTTGTCGACCATGCTGAAGCTCGCGCTCATCACCGCCTTTCTCATCGCAGGCTACACCATTGCCGCCCCGCAGTCGGTCACTTTCCTGCCGACCGCGGCCGATATCGGCCACGTGACGAGTGCGGCGTTCGCAACCGGACTGGTGTTCGTGATGTACGCGTTTTCCGGCTGGAACGCGGCGACCTACATCATCGGCGAACTGCATGCGCCGGAGCGGACCTTGCCGCGCGCGCTGCTGCTGGGCACGGTGATCGTTCTGGTACACTACATCGCGCTCAACGCTGTTTTCCTGCGGGCTGCACCGATGGACGCTCTCGCAGGCCAGCTCCAGGTCGCGAGCATCGCGGGCAGTCATATCTTCGGCGAGACCGGCGGGCGCTTCGTGGCCGCGATGATCTGCGTCGGACTGGTTCCTTCCATTGCCGCGATGATGTGGATCGGCCCGCGCGTGCTGATGACGATGGGCGAGGACATTCCGGCGCTGTCGGTGTTTGCGCGGCGCTCGCGTAATGGGGCGCCGGCCTATGCCGTGCTGTTCCAGCTCACGGTCGCCACCCTGATGCTGTTCACGGAAAGCTTCGAGGCGGTGCTGGACGTCGTCCAGTTCTCGCTGTTGTCCTGCTCGCTTCTCGCTGTGCTCGGACTGATCAAGCTGCGCATCGCGCAGCCCGAACTCACGCGACCCTACCGCGCCTGGGGCTATCCGGTCACGCCGTTGATTTTCCTCAGCGTGACCTTCTTCATGATGTACTATCTCATCACAACGCGGCCCTTGCAGGCAGGGCTCGGCGCAGGCGCAATGGCGTCGGGATTGGTGATCTATTGGTTCGCTCACGCGCGATCGCGCCGTATCGCCGCAACGCTCGCATCGGGTTCGGATTGA
- a CDS encoding iron-sulfur cluster assembly scaffold protein, with the protein MLNDIYNKRIIELAGNIPRLGRLDHPDATATAHSKLCGSTVKVDLKMDGPVVTDFAHDVKACALGQASSSIMARHVIGSSAAELRELRETVRRMLKENGAPPEGKWADIALLEPVRDYKARHASTMLTFDAVVDAIGQIEAKADGEQPAAAQG; encoded by the coding sequence ATGCTGAACGACATCTACAACAAGCGCATCATCGAGCTGGCCGGCAACATTCCGCGGCTCGGACGGCTGGACCACCCGGACGCCACCGCCACCGCCCATTCCAAGCTGTGCGGCTCGACCGTCAAGGTCGACCTCAAGATGGACGGGCCCGTGGTGACCGACTTCGCCCACGACGTGAAGGCCTGCGCCCTCGGCCAGGCCTCCTCCTCGATCATGGCCCGCCACGTCATCGGTTCCAGCGCCGCGGAGCTGCGCGAGCTGCGGGAGACGGTGCGAAGGATGCTGAAGGAGAACGGTGCGCCGCCGGAAGGCAAATGGGCCGACATCGCCCTGCTCGAGCCGGTGCGCGACTACAAGGCCCGCCACGCCTCCACGATGCTGACGTTCGATGCCGTGGTGGACGCGATCGGCCAGATCGAGGCCAAAGCCGACGGCGAGCAACCGGCCGCGGCCCAGGGCTGA
- the folE gene encoding GTP cyclohydrolase I FolE yields the protein MDTLIKTLRANKPEGKPLDAKLTDPRAAELDPADFLAAAVRPDRPRPSRAEAEAAVYTLLNYIGEDPTREGLVDTPRRVVEAYDELYQGYHQCPAEVLDRTFGETAGYDDFVLIRDIEFTSQCEHHMMPFYGRAHIAYTPVERVVGLSKLARLTDIFARRLQTQEHLTAQIAAAIDEVLKPRGVAVMIEAEHTCMSVRGVAKHGAITFTSRFTGMFRDNPAEQSRFLSMVRSPQR from the coding sequence ATGGACACTTTGATCAAGACGTTGCGCGCGAACAAGCCCGAGGGCAAGCCGTTAGACGCCAAGCTGACTGACCCCCGCGCTGCAGAGCTCGATCCTGCCGATTTTCTCGCCGCCGCCGTGCGGCCGGATCGGCCACGGCCGTCGCGCGCGGAAGCCGAGGCCGCGGTTTACACGCTCCTGAATTACATCGGCGAGGATCCGACCCGCGAGGGGCTGGTCGACACGCCGCGCCGGGTCGTCGAGGCCTATGATGAATTGTACCAGGGCTATCACCAGTGCCCGGCCGAGGTGCTCGACCGCACCTTCGGCGAGACCGCCGGCTATGACGACTTCGTGCTGATTCGCGACATCGAGTTCACGTCGCAATGCGAGCATCACATGATGCCCTTCTACGGCCGCGCGCATATCGCCTATACGCCGGTCGAGCGGGTGGTCGGCCTGTCCAAGCTGGCGCGCCTGACCGACATCTTCGCCCGCCGCCTGCAGACCCAGGAGCATCTCACCGCCCAGATCGCGGCTGCGATCGACGAGGTGCTGAAGCCGCGCGGAGTCGCCGTCATGATCGAGGCCGAGCACACCTGCATGTCGGTGCGGGGCGTCGCCAAGCACGGCGCCATCACCTTCACCAGCCGCTTCACCGGCATGTTCAGGGACAATCCGGCCGAGCAGTCGCGCTTCCTGTCCATGGTGCGGTCGCCGCAACGGTAA
- a CDS encoding DUF2336 domain-containing protein, with product MIVRQFLSWVRTAPAGERAEATRALARAWLLSDLCDEDRGAAEGALLMLLDDPSPLVRQAMAEVFARSEEAPAAIVQALATDQASVAAIILEHSPLLIDADLVDIVATGNSDTQCAIARRVGLPAPVCAAIAEVGSAAAALELIENAYAELAPFSWDRIVERHGHLAAIREAMLVLDDLPAATRAALVDKLSETLAQFVVARNWLSADKAGRITNEARDRSTITIAARSRGEELRGLVQHLRATSQLTAGLILRALLSGNVELFEIALSELADMPRARVSALLNDRGRASLQGLLRKAGIPDTTFDAFSIALEVCRENGFADTLSGAAILRRKMVERVLTHCATDRDAAEPLLILLRRFATESARDEAREFCDEVMAEDFVAGLEFGLIAA from the coding sequence ATGATCGTTCGGCAGTTTCTCAGTTGGGTCAGAACCGCACCCGCCGGTGAGCGGGCAGAGGCCACCAGGGCGCTCGCGCGGGCGTGGCTGTTGTCGGATCTTTGCGATGAGGATCGCGGCGCCGCGGAGGGCGCGCTCCTCATGCTGCTGGACGATCCGTCGCCGCTGGTGCGGCAGGCGATGGCGGAGGTGTTCGCCCGCTCGGAGGAGGCGCCGGCCGCCATCGTCCAGGCGCTCGCCACGGACCAGGCTTCCGTGGCCGCCATCATCCTCGAACATTCGCCGCTCTTGATCGATGCCGACCTCGTCGACATCGTCGCGACCGGCAACTCCGACACGCAATGCGCGATCGCGCGCCGCGTCGGCCTGCCGGCGCCGGTGTGCGCCGCGATCGCCGAGGTCGGCAGCGCCGCCGCCGCGCTCGAGCTGATCGAGAATGCCTATGCCGAGCTCGCGCCGTTCTCCTGGGACCGCATCGTCGAGCGCCACGGCCATCTCGCCGCCATCCGCGAAGCGATGCTGGTGCTGGACGACCTGCCGGCCGCGACGCGGGCGGCGCTGGTCGACAAGCTCTCCGAGACACTGGCGCAGTTCGTCGTCGCCAGGAATTGGCTCAGTGCCGACAAAGCAGGGCGCATCACCAATGAGGCGCGCGACCGCTCGACCATCACCATCGCGGCGCGCTCGCGCGGCGAGGAGCTGCGCGGGCTGGTCCAGCATCTGCGCGCAACCTCGCAACTCACCGCGGGCCTGATCCTGCGCGCGCTTCTCTCCGGCAACGTCGAATTGTTCGAGATCGCGCTATCGGAGCTCGCCGACATGCCGCGGGCGCGGGTGTCGGCGCTGCTCAATGATCGCGGTCGCGCCAGCCTGCAGGGGCTGCTGCGCAAGGCCGGCATTCCCGACACCACCTTCGACGCGTTCAGCATCGCGCTCGAGGTCTGCCGCGAGAACGGATTTGCCGACACCTTGAGCGGAGCAGCGATCCTGCGCCGCAAGATGGTGGAGCGCGTGCTGACCCATTGCGCCACCGACCGTGATGCCGCCGAGCCGTTGCTGATCCTGCTGCGGCGCTTCGCCACCGAATCCGCACGCGACGAGGCCCGCGAGTTCTGCGACGAGGTGATGGCGGAGGATTTCGTCGCCGGGCTGGAGTTCGGACTGATCGCGGCCTAG